From Poecile atricapillus isolate bPoeAtr1 chromosome Z, bPoeAtr1.hap1, whole genome shotgun sequence, one genomic window encodes:
- the IL11RA gene encoding interleukin-11 receptor subunit alpha encodes MRSSIPGLGRVMVFLAAALASASFAIPEDWGEEGVQYGQLGTDVTLPCPGVRASSPVQWRRAGAMALPEGSAIQQGSLVLPRASLAFMGTYSCHGEDGGLLHTVSLRLGHLPGVPFVSCRASDYENFSCSWTSSVETFLPTRYITTYRKKSLTGEEKRRNKNGHVGLCLQDPSHPGTCTVHRSEFWSSYRLNITEVNPLGFSYRLLDVTMQAIIKPDPPEGLVVEPIPLAPRRLHVSWKYPSSWPKEPHFQLRFRLQYRPVIHRSWSVVETVNLSEVITDAFTGLEHVVQVSAKDFLDAGNWSEWSAEARATPVRDLASTASEETTTDARLESLAEEPSQAPNPEPINRSDPLEKMAVLVSLGIFAFFILAAVLVITILIWLRVRKHGKDKTKPNFLVAATHLKALPKAQIL; translated from the exons ATGCGCAGTTCCATCCCAGGCCTGGGCAGGGTGATGGTGTTCCTCGCAGCAGCCCTGGCATCAGCCTCCTTTGCTATCCCTGAAGACTGGGGAGAGGAAG GTGTGCAGTatggacagctggggacagacgTGACCCTACCATGCCCTGGTGTCCGTGCCAG CTCACCAGTGCAATGGAGACGAGCAGGTGCCATGGCGCTGCCGGAGGGCTCAGCCATCCAGCAGGGATCCCTGGTGCTGCCACGCGCCAGCTTGGCCTTCATGGGAACCTACAGCTGCCATGGCGAGGACGGTGGCCTCCTGCACACTGTGTCCCTGCGCCTGGGGC ACCTGCCTGGAGTCCCCTTTGTGTCCTGCAGAGCATCTGACTATGAGAATTTCTCTTGCTCCTGGACCTCCAGTGTGGAGACCTTCCTCCCCACCAGATACATCACCACATACAG GAAGAAATCCCTGACAGGCGAAGAAAAGCGGAG GAACAAGAATGGGCACgtggggctgtgcctgcaggatccATCCCACCCCGGCACCTGCACCGTCCACAGGTCAGAGTTCTGGAGCTCCTACCGCCTGAACATCACCGAGGTGAATCCCCTGGGCTTCAGCTACCGCCTTCTTGATGTCACCATGCAGGCCATCA TTAAGCCAGACCCTCCGGAGGGCTTGGTGGTGGAGCCCATCCCCCTGGCCCCACGCCGACTCCATGTGAGCTGGAAGTACCCTTCCTCCTGGCCAAAGGAACCCCACTTCCAGCTAAGGTTTCGGCTCCAGTACCGACCCGTTATCCACCGTTCCTGGTCCGTG GTAGAGACGGTGAATCTGTCTGAGGTTATCACGGATGCCTTCACTGGGCTGGAGCACGTGGTCCAAGTCAGTGCCAAGGATTTCCTGGATGCAGGGAATTGGAGTGAGTGGAGTGCTGAGGCCCGGGCAACACCTGTCAGAG ACCTGGCCTCCACAGCAAGTGAAGAAACCACTACAGATGCCAGACTGGAGAGCCTGGCTGAGGAGCCCTCCCAGGCTCCCAACCCTGAGCCCATCA ATCGCAGTGACCCCTTGGAGAAGATGGCCGTCCTTGTGTCCCTTGGGATCTTTGCCTTCTTCATCCTGGCTGCTGTTCTTGTCATCACCATCCTCATCTG GCTCCGGGTGAGGAAACATGGCAAGGACAAGACCAAACCAAACTTTCTGGTTGCTGCCACCCACTTGAAGGCACTACCAA AAGCTCAGATCCTGTAG